A window of the Plasmodium vivax chromosome 12, whole genome shotgun sequence genome harbors these coding sequences:
- a CDS encoding hypothetical protein, conserved (encoded by transcript PVX_117292A): MNNRHNQDEYSLRRSINNTLRNKSNLLKNGASNSKKSALKKFVPNIDNLKNENKIKTEQVDKLDDSLNNRSIQELIKKTINFDLQNEKKKNDNHFNGNKINKAFPPHEVAEKKISSNNLNLLNLEYLKANNDDHVVESPQKKKTSIDIYELNNISKNIFYNKKTTSSDAHFLPLTLPFFTNNEKQKKIRKLFLNKERFFFYIQLPNMLPALLRNEEQNENKDDVTKERGRQQTGCKTEEKEQMETKKEKKVIQKTNNSAYELSNVSTLPNGKFAKLIIYKNKKIKMKINDIVFDVDEGSECTFSQEIACYIKENSEFIFLGNCDNKLVATPNIERIINKK; this comes from the coding sequence ATGAATAATAGACACAACCAAGATGAATACAGCTTGAGGAGAAGCATCAACAACACACTGCGTAACAAATCGaatttacttaaaaatggggcgAGCAATAGTAAGAAAAGtgccttaaaaaaatttgtcccAAATATtgacaatttgaaaaatgaaaataaaataaaaacggaaCAAGTGGACAAATTAGATGATAGCTTAAATAACAGAAGCATTCAAGAGTTAATAAAGAAAACGATCAACTTtgatttgcaaaatgaaaaaaaaaaaaatgataatcattttaatggcaacaaaattaataaagctTTCCCTCCCCATGAAgtagcagaaaaaaagataagCAGTAACAATTTGAACTTACTAAATTTGGAATACTTAAAGGCAAACAATGATGATCATGTTGTGGAATCTcctcaaaagaaaaaaacgtccATAGATATTTACGAATTAAACAACATAAGTAAAAACATCTTCTACAATAAGAAGACTACCTCCTCCGATGCTCACTTTTTGCCACTGAccttgccattttttacaaataatgagaagcaaaaaaaaattcgaaaacTGTTCCTCAACAAGGAACGATTCTTTTTCTACATCCAGCTGCCCAACATGCTACCAGCTCTTCTTCGAAAcgaggaacaaaatgaaaacaaagaCGATGTAACAAAAGAGCGGGGGCGGCAACAGACGGGCTGCAAGAcggaagaaaaggaacaaatggaaacaaaaaaggaaaaaaaagtgatccAAAAAACGAACAACAGCGCATACGAACTCAGCAATGTAAGCACACTACCCAATGGTAAATTTGCAAAGCtaattatttacaaaaataaaaaaataaaaatgaaaattaacgATATCGTGTTTGATGTGGATGAAGGGTCGGAGTGCACTTTCTCGCAAGAAATCGCTTGCTACATAAAGGAAAACTcggaatttatttttctcggAAACTGCGACAATAAACTTGTTGCAACTCCGAATATTGAAAggattataaataaaaagtga
- a CDS encoding DNA polymerase alpha subunit, putative (encoded by transcript PVX_117295A) produces the protein MKEIKQADVKLFLETYYTDNSLSDDLKDVFDYVERNKHKGNFHKLFEDYLEEYNKKLFKNENFLKDNVIYDYEYVKQYNAELSEKAGINCNNKYHCYVKSVNSIDENYQFLGLDTSVISENVNKKLSLFLELFLMYSKKLNLNIEVSPILNMNEEECYIFGRIYTDNEINISESNIILEGNLNLNNGDKAQLLNLNHIKNICCFLGQILAIKGKKEINQYSIKYYVNNIYAGLPTHLNVKLENTAFLLKHFNGNEIEEDNKCEEEKSDQSKVLQLYNDDNIHIMVCNGYVYTDNEYSDNLDNFLKIVNEKLPHVVLIFGPFLYIRNFSETIQKIGDINVIYENIFKKIIKLAKSEPLEKTHFFIIPSIYDSVNVYPLPQPPFSYENNFANLANVHFLSNPSYIYINELKIALTSCDVIYNLSKNLLCRPSEMKAFYLFEQILRQLSFFPSYPSEFNIEITKFKNLLFHPNRLPDMFLFPSYTKEKSYVKEIHKKLFICPYSIDLSNAQPCNFFSNIYILPPAESQELSKRVILENVFIRNNKVTQNE, from the coding sequence ATGAAGGAGATAAAACAAGCAGACGTGAAGCTCTTCCTGGAGACGTACTACACAGATAATAGCTTGAGCGACGACCTGAAGGATGTCTTCGATTATGTGGAGAGAAATAAACACAAAGGGAACTTTCACAAATTATTTGAAGATTATTTGGAGGAgtacaacaaaaaattgttcaaaaatgaaaacttcCTAAAGGACAACGTAATATACGACTATGAATACGTAAAGCAGTACAACGCCGAGCTGTCGGAAAAGGCAGGAATAAACTGCAACAATAAGTATCATTGCTACGTCAAGTCAGTTAATAGCATCGATGAGAATTACCAATTTTTGGGACTGGATACAAGTGTCATATCTGAAaatgtaaacaaaaaattgtccCTATTTTTGGAGCTCTTCCTAATGTACTCCAAAAAACTCAACTTAAATATTGAAGTGAGTCCCATACTAAATATGAATGAAGAGGAGTGCTACATCTTCGGACGAATTTATACAGACAACGAAATTAACATAAGTGAATCGAACATCATTTTGGAGGGCAATTTAAATTTGAACAACGGAGACAAGGCGCAACTGCTGAACTtaaatcatataaaaaatatatgctgTTTTTTGGGGCAAATTTTAGCCAtcaaggggaagaaagaaataaaccAGTACAGTATCAAATATTACGTGAACAATATTTACGCTGGGTTGCCCACccatttaaatgtaaaattggaaaacacggcatttttgttaaaacattttaatggAAACGAAATTGAAGAGGATaacaaatgtgaagaagaaaaaagcgaCCAGAGTAAAGTCCTACAATTGTACAATGAtgataatatacatataatggTTTGCAATGGGTATGTATATACAGACAACGAATACAGCGATAATTtggacaattttttaaaaatcgtAAACGAAAAATTACCACATGTAGTTTTAATTTTCGGGCCCTTCCTATACATTCGTAATTTCAGTGAGACAATTCAAAAAATAGGAGATATCAACGtgatttatgaaaatatttttaaaaaaattatcaagtTGGCAAAAAGTGAGCCGCtagaaaaaacacatttttttattatcccATCGATTTATGATTCGGTCAATGTGTACCCTCTGCCGCAGCCTCCCTTTTCTtacgaaaataattttgccAACTTAGCGAATGTTCACTTTTTGTCCAACCCatcttatatttatataaacgAATTAAAGATTGCCTTAACATCATGCGATGTCATTTATAACTTGAGTAAAAACTTGCTGTGCAGGCCAAGTGAAATGAAGGCGTTTTACTTATTCGAGCAGATATTAAGGCAActttctttcttcccttcctaCCCCTCCGAATTTAACATTGAAATTACcaagtttaaaaatttgctgTTCCACCCGAACAGGCTGCCAGATATGTTCCTCTTCCCTTCCTACACAAAAGAAAAGTCCTACGTTAAGGAGATACATAAGAAGCTGTTTATCTGCCCCTACTCCATCGACCTCAGCAACGCCCAGCCATGCAATTTCTTTTCTAACATTTATATCCTCCCACCGGCGGAGTCCCAGGAGTTGTCAAAAAGGGTCATCCTGGAAAATGTCTTCATCCGCAACAATAAGGTGACGCAGAACGAGTGA